The following are from one region of the Amedibacterium intestinale genome:
- a CDS encoding DUF859 family phage minor structural protein, translated as MATSGTITGAKVKTLWLTFEWKRTAVDIAKNTSTIQWSLKLNSSSSLVFSADKTFTLSIDGQKYDGTFTSNVNWGTSGGNIIIKSGTTVITHGANGKKTFDVNSIFNIAVNISGTMVNSLSLSGSQILNDIPRATTPTITPSTGVKMGDTIKITLNRASATFTHDLSYKFGDATGAIGDDIEVNTNWLIPRTLANQIPNSASGICQIICSTYEGTKLIGTTKIEFVLSVNTADVPTIDSVTFEETVVGIKEKFNAFIQGQSKIKLKVNATGAYGSKIASYEVKLMGLTYNKGEFIFDATQGGEVMIQTSVVDTRGKGKTSTQTINIAEYVTPTIELFDVKRCDNLGVENPQENFMSARIKFNITTLNNLNDKSFKLEYQEQGGTTWTTLLTGNEYVYDNTYVHSTAIFESTKAYSVRLTVSDYFKEIVYPFDVGTSFFLWFWDKTGTGLSIGDAQAITNMFNVALETRFKNKVTFDDVSGIPQFADSGWLDLPLKTGWSYQYDTDKPQYRKIGNIVYLRGLIDATATAQTTIGELPVGFRPTVGSFNRFACALNQKDYVNVQVGRNGLITDYTKTTSMTRTFICLSNISFFAN; from the coding sequence ATGGCAACAAGCGGAACGATAACAGGTGCGAAAGTCAAAACATTATGGTTGACGTTCGAATGGAAAAGAACGGCGGTTGATATTGCCAAAAACACTTCGACGATTCAATGGTCATTGAAGTTGAATTCATCAAGTTCACTTGTATTCAGCGCCGACAAAACTTTCACATTGTCGATTGACGGTCAAAAGTACGATGGGACATTCACATCGAACGTCAATTGGGGAACAAGTGGTGGAAATATCATCATCAAAAGCGGAACGACCGTCATCACACATGGGGCGAACGGGAAAAAGACATTTGATGTCAATTCAATTTTCAACATTGCGGTCAACATATCGGGAACGATGGTCAATAGTTTGTCATTATCGGGAAGCCAAATTCTTAACGACATACCAAGAGCCACGACACCGACAATCACACCATCAACGGGCGTCAAAATGGGTGACACAATCAAAATCACGTTGAATCGAGCAAGCGCAACATTCACGCATGATTTGTCATACAAATTTGGTGACGCGACAGGTGCGATTGGTGATGACATTGAGGTCAACACGAATTGGTTGATTCCTCGAACACTTGCGAATCAGATTCCGAATTCGGCAAGTGGTATTTGTCAAATTATTTGTTCCACCTATGAAGGGACGAAGCTGATTGGAACGACAAAAATTGAATTTGTTTTGAGCGTTAACACCGCCGATGTTCCAACTATTGATTCCGTCACATTTGAAGAAACGGTGGTTGGAATAAAAGAGAAATTCAATGCGTTTATTCAAGGACAATCAAAAATCAAATTGAAGGTAAACGCAACGGGTGCTTATGGTTCAAAAATAGCGTCATACGAAGTCAAATTGATGGGGTTGACATATAACAAAGGTGAATTCATTTTCGACGCCACACAGGGCGGGGAAGTAATGATTCAAACAAGCGTTGTTGACACACGAGGAAAGGGAAAGACATCAACACAAACAATCAACATCGCTGAATATGTCACACCAACAATTGAATTGTTCGACGTTAAACGTTGCGACAATTTGGGTGTCGAAAACCCGCAAGAAAACTTCATGTCGGCGCGAATCAAGTTCAATATTACAACGTTAAACAACTTAAATGACAAGTCGTTCAAGTTGGAATATCAAGAACAAGGCGGGACGACATGGACAACTTTGTTGACGGGAAATGAATATGTTTATGACAACACATATGTACATTCGACCGCAATTTTTGAATCAACAAAAGCATATTCCGTGCGATTGACCGTGTCGGACTATTTCAAAGAAATTGTTTATCCATTTGATGTGGGAACAAGTTTCTTTTTGTGGTTTTGGGACAAGACGGGAACGGGGCTTTCTATTGGTGACGCGCAAGCAATCACGAACATGTTCAACGTTGCATTGGAAACGCGATTTAAAAACAAAGTCACATTTGATGACGTTAGCGGAATTCCACAGTTTGCCGATTCGGGGTGGTTAGATTTACCGTTAAAAACAGGGTGGTCATATCAATATGACACAGACAAACCCCAATATAGAAAAATTGGAAATATCGTTTATTTGCGCGGTTTGATTGACGCAACCGCGACGGCACAAACGACGATTGGAGAATTGCCCGTTGGTTTTAGACCGACAGTCGGTTCATTCAACCGTTTTGCTTGCGCCTTGAACCAAAAAGACTATGTAAATGTTCAAGTCGGTCGAAATGGTTTGATTACGGACTATACGAAGACAACAAGCATGACAAGAACATTTATATGTTTAAGCAACATTTCATTTTTTGCAAATTAG
- a CDS encoding ribbon-helix-helix protein, CopG family: MAKMGRPKSENPKGQQITLRLENDLYDEFTKKCKKLNLNKSTLIREWIVEFLENKKEVD, encoded by the coding sequence ATGGCGAAGATGGGTAGACCAAAAAGTGAAAATCCAAAAGGACAACAAATAACGTTGAGATTAGAAAATGATTTATACGACGAATTTACAAAAAAATGTAAAAAATTAAATTTAAACAAATCAACATTGATTCGCGAATGGATTGTCGAATTTTTGGAAAATAAAAAAGAAGTAGATTAA
- a CDS encoding recombinase family protein: MAYAIYLRKSRADAEMEALGEMETLARHEKILTELAKRQELPIGRIYKEIVSGESIADRPQMKQLLDDVYLKKWEGVLVMEVERLARGDTRDQGDVAEAFKYSNTKIITPIKTYDPNNEYDEEYFEFGLFMSRREYKTIKRRLDRGRKISVQEGNYIGGCAPYGYDIWRRGKKDITLKPNEDAKIVKMIYEWYANDNLGASKIASKLSLMGVTSPSGNKEWNHSCIIDILKNPHYIGKIRWKNREMKKEFVDGKMKKMNVRNKVNFEIYDGKHEAIIDEELYERVQNRIGKNSKTQISRELQNPLAGILCCKSCGKKLVYQGYSTRPNMSPRYVHVHSVFCKMKSSSAKEVIDAVIIGLKAHIEDFELKMTNEFEIENKKKQDDVIEFIEKELIKLKKSRTKLFDYLEDGIYTKEEFIERKGILTVKIEELEKQLEAEKLKVGEEVNYEEKIVTLKQIIESLKDDSIGAKYKNDFLKEVIDHIDYECEDFGRGRGGQIYLDIFLK; this comes from the coding sequence ATGGCATACGCAATATATTTGCGAAAATCACGAGCCGACGCCGAAATGGAAGCATTAGGCGAAATGGAAACGTTGGCACGGCATGAAAAAATATTGACGGAACTGGCGAAACGTCAAGAATTGCCGATTGGTCGCATTTACAAAGAAATTGTTTCGGGTGAAAGTATCGCAGATAGACCACAAATGAAGCAATTGTTGGACGATGTTTATTTGAAGAAATGGGAAGGCGTCTTGGTTATGGAAGTTGAACGATTGGCGCGTGGTGATACGCGTGACCAAGGTGACGTCGCTGAAGCGTTCAAATACTCGAATACGAAAATAATTACACCCATTAAAACATACGACCCAAACAATGAATATGATGAAGAATATTTTGAATTCGGATTGTTCATGTCCCGACGAGAATATAAGACCATCAAAAGAAGACTTGATCGCGGACGCAAAATTTCAGTTCAAGAAGGAAATTATATCGGCGGGTGTGCACCATACGGATATGATATTTGGCGCAGAGGAAAGAAAGACATTACCCTTAAACCAAATGAGGACGCAAAAATTGTAAAAATGATTTATGAATGGTATGCAAATGATAATTTGGGAGCAAGCAAAATCGCAAGTAAACTTTCTTTAATGGGAGTAACCAGTCCGAGCGGAAATAAAGAATGGAATCACAGTTGTATAATTGACATTCTGAAAAATCCTCATTACATTGGGAAAATAAGATGGAAAAATCGAGAAATGAAAAAAGAGTTTGTTGATGGCAAAATGAAAAAAATGAATGTTCGAAACAAGGTCAATTTCGAAATATACGATGGAAAACACGAAGCGATTATCGACGAAGAACTTTATGAACGAGTGCAAAACAGAATTGGAAAAAATTCAAAGACACAAATTTCAAGAGAACTTCAAAATCCTTTAGCGGGCATATTATGTTGTAAGTCTTGTGGAAAAAAATTAGTTTATCAAGGATATTCAACTAGACCAAATATGTCACCAAGATATGTTCACGTCCATAGCGTGTTTTGTAAAATGAAGTCATCGTCCGCAAAAGAAGTTATTGACGCGGTAATTATTGGGTTAAAAGCGCATATCGAAGATTTTGAATTAAAGATGACAAATGAATTCGAGATTGAAAACAAGAAAAAGCAAGATGACGTGATTGAATTTATAGAAAAAGAACTTATCAAGCTAAAAAAGAGCCGTACAAAGCTATTTGATTATCTTGAAGACGGAATCTATACAAAAGAAGAATTCATTGAACGAAAGGGTATTTTGACCGTTAAAATTGAAGAATTAGAAAAACAACTTGAAGCGGAAAAATTGAAAGTAGGTGAAGAAGTAAATTATGAAGAAAAAATCGTCACATTAAAACAAATAATTGAAAGTTTAAAAGATGATAGTATTGGAGCAAAATATAAGAATGACTTTTTAAAAGAAGTAATTGACCACATAGATTATGAATGCGAAGACTTTGGAAGGGGACGCGGTGGTCAAATTTATCTTGATATTTTTTTAAAGTAG
- a CDS encoding N-acetylmuramoyl-L-alanine amidase produces the protein MSYEYITKYDSPNYTEGRQGNKISEIVIHHWGIDGQSFNGVVNWLCRKNGNSSAHYVIEGGKVACLVDCADTAWHAGNFAHNLKSIGIECRPEMSAQDLETVCELVADLYEVYGVLPIVGHKDVSATSCPGRYYAKLSYIKKRAQEIMNGSKPSTPKPQPPKPSTGTKYKVDDTVNINGVYTSSSSTTKLKPAKTSGKITKIVAGAKNPYLLDNGNLGWVNDNCITGKKGTSTTKTLKVGMKAKPKKAVSYDGVKLASFLTTKYFKVIEIKGKRVVLGDGLNTAFNIDNLTY, from the coding sequence ATGTCATACGAATACATTACGAAATACGATAGCCCAAACTACACAGAAGGAAGACAAGGAAACAAAATTTCAGAAATTGTAATTCATCATTGGGGAATTGATGGACAGTCATTCAATGGTGTTGTAAATTGGTTATGTCGAAAGAATGGGAACAGTTCCGCACACTATGTAATTGAAGGCGGAAAAGTTGCTTGTTTGGTAGATTGTGCGGACACCGCATGGCACGCGGGAAATTTTGCACACAATTTGAAATCAATTGGAATCGAATGTCGTCCCGAAATGTCGGCGCAAGACTTGGAAACTGTATGCGAATTAGTTGCCGACTTATACGAAGTTTATGGCGTATTACCAATTGTTGGTCATAAAGACGTGAGCGCGACTTCTTGCCCTGGTCGATATTATGCAAAATTATCATACATTAAGAAACGCGCACAAGAAATCATGAATGGTTCAAAACCAAGCACGCCAAAGCCACAACCACCAAAACCAAGTACAGGAACAAAATATAAAGTTGATGATACGGTAAATATTAACGGTGTTTACACTTCATCTTCTTCAACTACCAAATTGAAACCCGCAAAAACAAGTGGAAAAATCACAAAAATTGTTGCGGGAGCAAAAAACCCATATCTATTAGACAATGGAAATTTGGGTTGGGTAAACGATAATTGTATTACTGGAAAGAAAGGAACTTCAACAACAAAAACGTTGAAAGTCGGTATGAAAGCAAAACCTAAAAAAGCGGTGTCTTATGATGGTGTAAAACTAGCTTCTTTTCTTACTACCAAGTATTTCAAAGTTATCGAAATCAAGGGTAAACGAGTTGTATTAGGTGACGGTTTGAATACCGCGTTCAACATTGACAATTTAACTTATTAA
- a CDS encoding AAA family ATPase, giving the protein MIILKTCERIALIADEKDMINGIMNIKIMFQNRIYNSDWKCESDGSQRPLYPNLRNEYTDNLDEAIKKWEEMTVLFHAQPQTPTPQPTSKLEELFAEVLAKQSVDQVIEMAKPMLEKHIIEEFGVLPQKHEVVTPNGTHEVQGVVHEKFDDVLNLVNLDIPVFLTGQAGTGKNVICKQIAESLGLDFYFTNAVTQEYQLKGFIDANGKFHETQFYKAFTQGGLFFLDEMDGSIPETLIILNSAIANRYFDFPIGKVEAHPDFRIVSAGNTCGTGADIEYTGRFQLDASSLDRFALIEVDYSPTIEKAVTNGNDELCNFAHRFRKVTNRCGIRCLFTYRSLERISKLENVFELPKVLKISLTKGLNVDDIKIIASEMASNDKYTKALKSLC; this is encoded by the coding sequence ATGATTATATTAAAAACTTGCGAAAGAATCGCTTTGATTGCCGACGAAAAAGACATGATAAATGGAATCATGAACATCAAAATCATGTTTCAAAATCGAATCTATAACAGTGATTGGAAATGTGAAAGTGACGGTTCACAACGTCCTTTATATCCAAATTTAAGAAATGAATATACGGACAATTTGGACGAAGCAATAAAAAAATGGGAAGAAATGACGGTTTTATTCCACGCACAACCACAGACACCAACACCCCAACCAACATCAAAACTTGAAGAATTATTCGCGGAAGTATTAGCAAAACAAAGTGTTGACCAAGTCATCGAAATGGCAAAACCAATGTTGGAAAAACACATCATTGAAGAATTCGGCGTTTTACCTCAAAAACATGAAGTTGTTACACCGAACGGAACACATGAAGTTCAAGGTGTTGTACATGAAAAATTCGACGATGTATTGAATCTTGTGAATCTTGACATTCCCGTTTTCTTGACAGGACAGGCGGGAACAGGAAAGAACGTCATTTGCAAACAGATTGCCGAATCACTTGGGCTTGATTTCTATTTCACGAATGCGGTAACGCAAGAATACCAGTTGAAAGGATTCATCGACGCAAATGGGAAATTCCATGAAACACAGTTCTATAAAGCATTTACACAGGGCGGTTTGTTCTTCCTTGATGAAATGGACGGTTCAATTCCCGAAACACTTATCATTTTAAATAGTGCAATCGCAAACCGATATTTTGATTTTCCGATTGGTAAAGTTGAAGCACACCCCGATTTTAGAATCGTGAGCGCGGGGAACACTTGTGGAACAGGTGCAGACATCGAATATACTGGTCGATTCCAGTTGGACGCGTCATCACTCGATAGATTCGCATTGATTGAAGTTGATTATTCACCAACTATTGAAAAAGCCGTGACAAACGGAAATGATGAATTATGTAACTTCGCCCACAGATTCAGAAAAGTAACGAATAGATGTGGAATACGTTGTCTATTCACTTATCGTTCATTAGAAAGAATATCAAAACTAGAAAACGTGTTCGAACTTCCAAAGGTGTTGAAAATATCTTTGACAAAAGGATTGAACGTTGATGACATCAAAATAATTGCGAGCGAAATGGCTTCAAATGATAAATATACAAAAGCCTTAAAATCTTTATGCTAA
- a CDS encoding DUF7192 family protein has protein sequence MNIVKEHFKSIDEMIRTIESRPNNKIMRNEDSSRSNDYEFTKTHSYDEAKKLYQFGYKEILPQIKRAVGEQTSQMSFINRRQVTTNVIGYAPHVPNAILGLPNSMIATESKPQKTKTLSICYCITANCFTDKEEFVRSGIAILGVINSLELQGIRVKLRICFYCAREDDDRAFGTIDVKDYREHLDLQKLCFPVAHPSMFRRLGFKWLETVEGLKENWPYGYGSQFNDKQEIEKYLLDKDEIFVDLKYTKKYDYDVKEIIKNFNIK, from the coding sequence ATGAATATAGTTAAAGAACATTTCAAATCAATTGATGAAATGATAAGAACAATCGAATCAAGACCAAACAACAAAATTATGAGAAATGAAGATTCTAGTCGTTCAAATGATTATGAGTTTACAAAAACACATTCTTATGATGAAGCAAAAAAATTGTATCAGTTTGGATACAAAGAAATTTTACCGCAAATTAAACGTGCGGTCGGAGAACAAACAAGTCAAATGTCGTTCATCAATAGACGTCAAGTAACAACGAATGTGATAGGTTATGCGCCCCATGTTCCAAATGCGATTTTGGGGCTTCCAAATTCAATGATTGCGACAGAATCAAAACCACAAAAAACAAAGACGCTATCAATTTGTTATTGTATAACCGCAAATTGCTTTACAGACAAAGAAGAATTTGTTCGTTCGGGAATTGCGATTCTAGGTGTCATCAATTCACTTGAACTTCAAGGAATACGAGTGAAATTGCGAATATGTTTCTATTGCGCTAGAGAAGATGACGACAGGGCATTCGGGACGATTGATGTGAAAGATTATCGCGAACACTTGGATTTACAAAAATTATGTTTTCCCGTAGCCCACCCGTCAATGTTTAGACGTCTAGGCTTCAAATGGTTGGAAACGGTCGAAGGATTGAAAGAAAATTGGCCGTATGGATATGGTAGTCAATTTAACGATAAACAAGAAATCGAAAAGTATTTGCTAGACAAAGACGAAATATTTGTCGATTTGAAGTATACGAAAAAATATGACTATGATGTAAAAGAAATTATAAAAAATTTTAACATAAAATGA
- a CDS encoding phage holin — MNLKVRFKNPIFWAQIVLAILTPILAYAGLTAQDLTSWKALGDLLVGALSNPYVLGLVVVSVWNALNDPTTKGVGDSGQALTYTEPK; from the coding sequence ATGAATTTAAAAGTAAGATTTAAAAATCCCATTTTTTGGGCGCAAATTGTTCTTGCGATTTTAACGCCAATTTTGGCGTATGCGGGATTGACCGCACAGGATTTGACGTCATGGAAGGCGTTGGGGGATTTGCTTGTTGGTGCATTATCCAACCCATATGTCTTGGGATTGGTCGTTGTAAGTGTATGGAATGCACTGAATGACCCAACGACAAAAGGTGTTGGAGATAGTGGACAGGCGTTGACATACACCGAGCCAAAATAA
- a CDS encoding BRO-N domain-containing protein, producing the protein METLLKQNEMKTIGNYEFLGKTISIYNTIENPLFLAKDVAEWIEHSQVSRMIQSVDEDEKVVNIVHTLGGNQKSWFLTEDGLYEVFMQSRKPIAKQFKKKIKEILKEIRKTGHYGELSYDNKIEIATLISKCKNAKGVEALMTLFEIKVPVIVNDNEIVGSRSKSVRAYLNDIEKDELLDIPTKRIHSDYTSFCEDNLFKPLSLNEFSKEIRRQTGAKVKRHRVDGKLTGFYEFD; encoded by the coding sequence ATGGAAACACTTTTAAAACAAAACGAAATGAAAACGATTGGAAACTATGAGTTTCTAGGAAAAACAATATCTATTTATAATACAATAGAAAACCCTTTGTTTTTAGCAAAGGACGTTGCGGAATGGATTGAACACAGTCAAGTATCAAGAATGATTCAATCAGTTGATGAAGACGAAAAGGTTGTGAATATTGTTCACACCCTTGGTGGAAATCAAAAATCATGGTTCTTGACGGAAGATGGATTGTATGAAGTATTTATGCAATCACGCAAACCAATTGCGAAACAGTTCAAGAAGAAAATCAAAGAGATTTTAAAAGAGATTCGAAAAACTGGTCATTATGGTGAATTGAGTTATGACAATAAAATTGAGATTGCGACGCTTATTTCGAAATGTAAGAACGCAAAAGGTGTTGAAGCATTGATGACATTATTCGAAATAAAAGTTCCAGTCATAGTCAATGACAATGAAATTGTTGGTTCAAGAAGTAAAAGCGTAAGGGCTTATCTAAACGATATTGAAAAAGATGAATTACTTGATATTCCGACAAAAAGAATTCACAGTGATTACACATCGTTTTGTGAAGACAACCTTTTCAAACCGCTATCACTGAACGAGTTTTCAAAAGAAATAAGACGTCAAACTGGTGCGAAAGTCAAAAGACATCGTGTCGATGGAAAACTAACAGGATTCTATGAATTTGATTAA
- a CDS encoding HAD-IIA family hydrolase, with protein sequence MKCNKVFFFDLDGTIYHGESPIQGAKECIEYLQKHKISFYFLTNNAMRTQKQIVKKLETMGFSNIQEEQIFTSAMAAALYAKKKNRGNRVFCIGEEGLRMALLQQGFELVDAHADQVVVGLDRSADFTTYTKALHELQQDACFIATNPDRRVPQAQGDLIGNGAVIQMLEYASERKAEIVGKPTAVMMEEALQYAGIQKEDCIVVGDNLETDVLFGLNNHVTTVFVTTGLHTKEDAVKRNIHPDWTISNLKELWNI encoded by the coding sequence ATGAAGTGCAATAAGGTTTTCTTTTTTGATCTTGATGGTACGATATATCATGGAGAATCACCAATTCAAGGTGCAAAAGAATGCATTGAATATCTTCAAAAACATAAAATATCGTTCTATTTTCTTACCAATAATGCAATGCGTACACAAAAACAAATTGTAAAGAAACTGGAAACAATGGGGTTTTCTAATATACAGGAAGAGCAGATTTTTACCAGTGCAATGGCTGCTGCTTTGTATGCGAAAAAGAAAAACAGAGGAAATCGTGTGTTTTGTATTGGAGAAGAGGGTTTGCGTATGGCACTGCTGCAGCAGGGCTTTGAACTAGTAGATGCTCATGCAGATCAAGTAGTTGTAGGATTAGATCGAAGTGCAGATTTCACAACTTATACAAAAGCTTTGCACGAGCTGCAGCAAGATGCCTGTTTTATCGCAACAAACCCAGATCGAAGAGTTCCTCAAGCACAGGGGGATTTGATAGGTAATGGTGCTGTTATCCAGATGCTGGAATATGCCAGTGAAAGAAAAGCTGAAATTGTAGGGAAGCCAACAGCTGTTATGATGGAGGAAGCTTTGCAGTATGCAGGGATTCAAAAAGAGGACTGTATTGTGGTAGGAGATAATTTAGAAACGGATGTTTTGTTTGGATTAAACAATCATGTTACTACTGTATTTGTTACAACTGGACTACATACCAAAGAAGATGCAGTAAAAAGAAATATACATCCTGACTGGACAATTTCAAATCTAAAAGAATTATGGAATATATAA
- a CDS encoding YqaA family protein, which yields MQDFFLIWQDVGLLLYSVLKAFLPLPSLEVILTPLCLKNPQKWVIYAMEGAIGTCVGGAIGYMIAKLLGKKAFSSLVSEEDMQKGEDMVKRYGVVAVFIGGITPLPDFLLAYLAGFTHMSLPLFLISDGSARLLRSLVVCYGLKTLKTILPFDAFGIWFSLFILVYFLFKWGYKRVRTYHIKK from the coding sequence ATGCAGGATTTTTTTCTTATTTGGCAGGATGTTGGATTGCTTTTATACTCTGTTTTAAAGGCTTTTTTACCTTTACCCTCATTAGAGGTCATATTAACTCCTTTATGCCTTAAAAACCCTCAAAAATGGGTTATATACGCAATGGAAGGGGCCATCGGTACTTGTGTTGGGGGAGCAATTGGCTATATGATCGCAAAGCTGCTTGGGAAAAAAGCTTTTTCTTCGCTTGTAAGTGAAGAAGATATGCAAAAAGGGGAAGACATGGTAAAACGTTATGGTGTAGTAGCAGTATTTATTGGAGGCATTACTCCTTTGCCTGATTTTCTTTTGGCATATCTTGCAGGATTTACCCATATGTCATTGCCTTTGTTTTTAATATCTGATGGCAGTGCTAGATTGTTACGAAGCCTTGTTGTTTGTTATGGATTAAAAACTTTAAAAACAATCCTGCCATTCGATGCCTTTGGAATTTGGTTTTCACTTTTTATCTTAGTATATTTCTTGTTTAAATGGGGTTATAAAAGAGTTCGAACATATCACATCAAAAAATAG
- a CDS encoding helix-turn-helix domain-containing protein — protein MFAERLKYLRTHYKGRKLTQEEMSKLLKIQRSTYGEYERGKITPPMDKINFLSNYFGVSVDYLLGNTNLITPDEGETDEISDVSVSIRRMIEELENDQNNIVFEGETLDKETRKLLISSLQNSINTGRLIKKVQNDSKRTGGETRDE, from the coding sequence ATGTTTGCTGAAAGATTGAAATATTTAAGAACTCATTACAAAGGAAGAAAATTGACACAAGAAGAAATGTCCAAATTATTAAAAATTCAACGAAGTACATACGGCGAGTATGAACGTGGAAAGATTACACCACCAATGGACAAAATCAACTTTTTATCCAATTATTTCGGTGTATCGGTAGACTATTTATTGGGAAACACTAACTTAATAACACCCGATGAAGGCGAAACAGACGAAATAAGCGATGTTTCTGTTTCAATTAGACGAATGATTGAGGAATTGGAAAACGACCAAAATAACATTGTTTTCGAGGGTGAAACGCTCGACAAAGAAACGCGTAAACTTCTTATTTCTAGCCTTCAAAATTCAATAAATACGGGTAGACTAATTAAGAAGGTGCAAAATGATAGTAAAAGAACTGGTGGAGAAACACGGGACGAATAA
- a CDS encoding hemagglutinin: protein MEDKEIIALLSFLGTIIAVVTPMMKLNSTIVKLNTNFENMMENDRNRDRRIDKHGQEIDEIIEKQRLNEKILDRHELRIDAIEEKIK from the coding sequence ATGGAAGACAAAGAAATCATTGCGCTTTTGTCATTCCTTGGAACTATTATCGCAGTGGTCACACCCATGATGAAATTGAATTCAACAATTGTCAAATTGAATACCAATTTTGAAAACATGATGGAGAACGACCGAAATCGCGATAGAAGAATTGACAAACATGGTCAAGAAATTGACGAAATCATTGAAAAGCAACGATTGAACGAAAAGATTCTTGACCGCCACGAATTAAGAATCGACGCAATCGAAGAAAAAATCAAATAA